One Clostridium sp. CM027 genomic window carries:
- a CDS encoding helix-turn-helix transcriptional regulator, which translates to MKNSIKEHRKSYKLTQEELANNLGVTRQTIIAIENDKYNPTLELAMRLAKYLDVRVEELFILKDKE; encoded by the coding sequence ATGAAAAATAGCATCAAAGAACATCGTAAAAGTTATAAATTAACGCAAGAGGAATTGGCTAATAATTTAGGGGTTACTCGCCAAACAATTATAGCTATAGAAAATGATAAGTATAATCCAACATTAGAATTAGCTATGAGGTTAGCAAAGTATTTAGATGTTAGAGTTGAAGAGCTGTTTATATTGAAAGATAAGGAATAG
- a CDS encoding DUF3990 domain-containing protein, translated as MIVYHGSNVIVERPILLTPKRTLDFGTGFYTTTNKNQAISFAHKVMLRNDSKTKAVSMYEIDFDNIKNIVEVLKFDELDGDWLDFVFSNRQGMYSGKQYDVIIGAVADDTIYRVFSLYEAGLLDREETLKRLKIKKLYDQVTFCTEKALTYLHYIGQLNTDIEEDI; from the coding sequence ATGATTGTATACCATGGTAGCAATGTGATTGTTGAGAGACCTATTTTATTAACACCAAAACGAACATTGGATTTTGGTACAGGTTTTTATACAACAACAAATAAAAATCAGGCAATAAGTTTTGCCCATAAAGTAATGCTTAGAAATGATAGTAAAACTAAAGCAGTTAGTATGTATGAGATTGATTTTGACAACATAAAAAATATAGTTGAAGTGCTAAAATTCGACGAGCTTGATGGAGACTGGCTGGATTTTGTTTTTTCTAATAGACAGGGTATGTATAGCGGAAAACAGTATGATGTGATAATTGGAGCAGTAGCTGATGATACTATATATAGGGTTTTCAGTTTGTATGAAGCAGGACTCTTGGATAGAGAAGAAACTCTCAAGAGATTGAAGATTAAAAAATTATATGATCAAGTTACCTTTTGTACAGAGAAGGCATTGACCTATTTGCATTATATTGGTCAGTTAAATACTGATATAGAGGAGGATATATGA
- a CDS encoding DUF3791 domain-containing protein, which translates to MEQKLDFLVYCIENYKNEKGLKGKEALEFFNRYRVFDYIDASYEALHTTGREYIIEDLSIYINSKQKVDSGIAH; encoded by the coding sequence ATGGAACAAAAATTAGACTTTTTAGTATATTGTATAGAAAATTATAAAAATGAAAAAGGTTTAAAAGGCAAGGAAGCTTTAGAGTTTTTTAACAGATATCGTGTTTTTGATTATATTGATGCGAGCTATGAAGCTTTGCATACCACTGGAAGAGAATATATTATAGAAGACCTTAGTATTTACATTAATTCAAAGCAAAAGGTTGATTCAGGGATTGCACATTAA
- a CDS encoding type II toxin-antitoxin system Phd/YefM family antitoxin codes for MLVNTQKIVSISEANQNFSKIAKLVDVDKSVVIMKNNKPKYILLDFEEFSKESISSEEKLDEIADRILFENLEAFNELAK; via the coding sequence ATGTTAGTGAACACTCAAAAGATAGTTTCGATATCAGAAGCTAATCAGAATTTTTCTAAAATAGCAAAATTAGTAGATGTGGACAAATCTGTAGTTATAATGAAAAATAATAAACCTAAATATATTCTTTTAGATTTTGAGGAGTTTAGTAAAGAGTCAATATCATCGGAAGAAAAATTAGATGAAATTGCCGATAGAATATTATTTGAAAATTTAGAAGCATTTAATGAGTTAGCTAAATGA
- a CDS encoding type II toxin-antitoxin system death-on-curing family toxin gives MKYITIEYVLKLHEKLILATGGSNGIRDMELLKSSIENSKTTFGGEDLYKSIEEKCSNICYSIINNHTFIDGNKRTGIYVMLILLEYNGIKLLFTQKELMDLGLGIAKGELEQKKISEWIKNHRDVC, from the coding sequence ATGAAGTATATAACAATTGAATATGTATTGAAACTGCATGAAAAGTTGATATTGGCTACTGGTGGTTCAAATGGAATAAGAGATATGGAACTTTTAAAATCATCAATTGAAAACTCAAAAACAACATTTGGTGGAGAAGATTTATACAAAAGCATTGAGGAAAAATGTTCTAATATATGCTATAGCATAATAAATAATCATACGTTTATAGATGGAAACAAAAGAACAGGCATATATGTAATGTTAATTTTATTGGAATATAATGGAATTAAATTATTGTTTACACAAAAGGAATTAATGGATTTAGGATTAGGTATAGCAAAAGGAGAATTAGAACAGAAAAAAATATCTGAGTGGATAAAAAATCATAGAGACGTCTGCTAA
- a CDS encoding YnfA family protein, whose product MEIIKSVFYFVLAGIFEIGGGYLVWLFLREGKSLWYGVVGSILLILYGIIPTLQPQNANFGRVYATYGGIFIVLSILWGWKVDNVLPDRFDLIGGGIALIGVIIIMYAPRG is encoded by the coding sequence TTGGAAATTATAAAGTCAGTTTTCTATTTTGTGCTAGCAGGTATATTTGAAATAGGCGGAGGATATCTTGTTTGGTTATTTTTACGCGAGGGTAAAAGTCTTTGGTATGGAGTTGTAGGCTCGATATTATTGATATTATATGGCATTATTCCTACACTACAGCCTCAAAATGCTAACTTTGGCAGAGTATATGCAACTTATGGGGGAATATTTATTGTCCTTTCAATCTTGTGGGGATGGAAAGTTGATAACGTACTCCCAGACAGATTTGATTTAATTGGCGGAGGCATTGCACTAATTGGGGTTATTATCATTATGTATGCTCCAAGAGGATAG
- a CDS encoding lipid II flippase Amj family protein: MSKQVIIVLILTVVISIISTLAYSVRIVGVRTGRIAVSFAVFNIFSLISRTANTVQAPLLAKRIEETIKAGDPQSLLSTFRWILFSTTIATIIGAALMPTFIKIFGKLVESFSYNRSIAKLLLHSFSKSGIEQFKSSVTKPRKENLGQFKSFKMIPKKIVLINTIAFSILTVGVLASLYAGCLNPELRSTCSTLSGVITGMAAILMVIFVDPYISILTDDVLKGECSQLQFDRCIIFIVGGLIVGTILAQLLLVPAAHIISFIAKAI; this comes from the coding sequence ATGTCTAAACAAGTAATAATTGTTTTAATTCTTACGGTTGTCATTTCCATAATTTCAACACTGGCCTATTCTGTAAGAATTGTTGGTGTAAGAACGGGAAGAATAGCGGTATCTTTTGCGGTATTTAATATTTTTTCGTTAATTTCTAGAACTGCAAATACAGTACAAGCACCATTACTAGCTAAAAGGATTGAAGAGACTATAAAAGCCGGGGACCCTCAAAGTTTATTATCTACATTTAGATGGATTCTATTTTCTACAACAATAGCAACAATTATTGGCGCAGCACTCATGCCAACATTTATAAAAATTTTTGGAAAACTTGTAGAATCATTTAGTTATAATCGTTCTATAGCTAAATTGTTATTACACTCGTTTTCAAAATCAGGAATAGAGCAGTTTAAAAGTAGTGTTACAAAACCTAGAAAAGAAAATTTGGGACAATTTAAAAGTTTTAAAATGATACCTAAGAAAATAGTTTTAATTAACACCATAGCCTTTTCAATATTAACTGTTGGTGTTTTAGCATCATTGTATGCAGGATGTTTAAATCCAGAACTAAGAAGTACATGCAGTACATTATCAGGTGTGATAACGGGCATGGCAGCAATACTTATGGTTATATTCGTAGATCCATATATATCGATTCTGACAGACGATGTACTAAAAGGAGAATGTAGTCAATTGCAATTTGATAGATGTATAATTTTTATTGTTGGAGGATTGATAGTGGGTACTATTTTAGCCCAGCTTTTATTAGTTCCAGCAGCACATATAATATCTTTTATAGCCAAAGCAATTTAA
- a CDS encoding thymidylate synthase: MDRQYIKMAEKIIKKGYYDQNRTGVATLKLPHQIMQFDLEEEFPILTTKFVAFKTAVKELLWIFKDQSNDVKKLQEQNVHIWDEWALEDGTIGKAYGFQIAKYHQIDTLIEALKKNPQDRRMMMNLWNIEDLPEMALQPCCFLTMWDVTDGRLNCMLIQRSGDTALGIPFNTSQYASLVHMIAHVTGLKAGLFTHVINNAHVYENHIEGLKLQISRKEEALEAPKIWINPEIKSFYDFTPEDVKLIDYKHLGKINMGSVAV; this comes from the coding sequence ATGGATAGACAATATATTAAAATGGCAGAGAAAATTATTAAAAAAGGATATTATGACCAAAATCGTACTGGGGTTGCAACTTTAAAACTTCCTCACCAAATTATGCAATTTGATTTAGAAGAAGAATTTCCAATATTAACGACTAAATTTGTTGCGTTTAAAACTGCAGTAAAAGAATTGCTTTGGATTTTCAAAGACCAATCTAATGATGTTAAAAAACTTCAAGAACAAAATGTACATATATGGGATGAATGGGCTTTGGAAGATGGCACAATAGGGAAGGCGTATGGTTTTCAAATAGCTAAGTATCACCAAATTGATACACTTATTGAGGCTTTAAAAAAGAATCCTCAAGACCGAAGAATGATGATGAACTTATGGAATATAGAAGATCTTCCTGAAATGGCGCTTCAACCTTGCTGTTTTTTAACTATGTGGGATGTAACTGATGGAAGGCTGAATTGTATGTTAATACAAAGGTCTGGAGATACGGCACTCGGAATTCCATTTAACACAAGTCAATATGCATCATTAGTTCATATGATAGCACATGTTACAGGACTCAAAGCAGGATTATTTACTCATGTTATAAATAATGCACATGTATATGAAAATCATATTGAAGGTTTAAAATTACAGATTTCAAGAAAAGAAGAAGCTTTAGAAGCACCTAAGATTTGGATTAATCCAGAAATTAAAAGCTTTTATGACTTTACGCCTGAAGATGTTAAACTAATAGATTATAAACACCTTGGGAAAATAAATATGGGGAGTGTGGCTGTATAA
- a CDS encoding dihydrofolate reductase: MLTCIVAIGENFAIGKNNKLLWHFSKDLKRFKQITSGNTIIMGRKTFESLPGILPQRHHIVITQNKDFVVNDERVTVLNSKEELLETLEDSKEYFVIGGGEIYKLLLPHCNKIHLTKVHKEYDAEVFFPELNYLEWNIREEETGYIDDDKAAPYSFLTLERITLVK; the protein is encoded by the coding sequence ATGCTTACGTGTATTGTTGCTATTGGAGAAAATTTTGCTATAGGGAAAAATAATAAATTACTTTGGCATTTTTCAAAAGATTTAAAAAGATTCAAACAGATTACAAGTGGAAATACTATTATAATGGGAAGAAAGACATTTGAATCTCTTCCGGGTATTCTTCCTCAAAGACACCATATAGTTATTACTCAAAATAAGGATTTTGTAGTAAATGATGAACGAGTTACTGTTTTAAATTCTAAGGAAGAATTATTAGAAACTTTAGAAGACAGTAAAGAATATTTTGTTATAGGGGGAGGAGAGATTTATAAGTTATTATTGCCCCATTGTAACAAAATACATTTAACAAAAGTGCATAAGGAATATGATGCTGAGGTATTCTTCCCAGAGCTGAATTATTTGGAGTGGAATATTAGAGAAGAAGAAACTGGTTATATTGATGATGATAAAGCAGCACCATACAGTTTTTTAACACTGGAACGTATTACTTTAGTAAAATAA
- a CDS encoding MBL fold metallo-hydrolase, with protein MEIKEIKGNTFCIDTGMTYIPFYKINHEEIIMLDSGWAQGERKGIDELLLKNNFKVVAIICSHAHIDHVGNNAYLKEKYNCIIAMPSYEALICSSTVNLKLYYSSQTLSDVLEHFGDMVCETDIMILDNQDSVTVCGVKFKIIHTPGHSPAHICITTPDDVAYLGDSLISYEVMRGAKMPYAYILSVDLLSKLKLYDLKYSKYVVAHKGIFDDITGLIADNISFYKDRALRIYNVIDGTMTMEDILKAVIISFNINVKSKYRYTTIVRMLRSYVEYLNETGMIVLNMDEGFLKYSKAVILDK; from the coding sequence ATGGAGATAAAAGAAATAAAGGGAAATACATTTTGTATTGATACAGGGATGACATACATACCTTTTTATAAAATTAATCATGAAGAAATTATTATGTTGGATTCAGGATGGGCACAAGGAGAAAGAAAAGGAATAGATGAACTTCTTTTAAAAAACAACTTTAAGGTAGTCGCCATAATTTGCAGTCATGCTCATATAGACCATGTAGGAAATAATGCATATTTGAAGGAAAAATATAACTGTATTATTGCTATGCCATCCTATGAAGCTCTTATTTGCAGTTCAACGGTTAATCTAAAGCTCTATTACAGTAGCCAAACATTATCCGATGTTCTAGAGCATTTTGGAGATATGGTTTGTGAAACAGATATTATGATTTTGGACAACCAAGATAGCGTAACTGTGTGTGGTGTTAAATTTAAAATTATTCATACACCAGGGCACAGTCCTGCACATATATGCATTACTACTCCTGATGATGTTGCATATTTGGGAGATTCACTCATAAGCTATGAAGTCATGAGGGGGGCTAAAATGCCTTACGCTTATATACTGAGTGTGGATTTGTTAAGTAAATTAAAACTTTATGATCTAAAATATAGCAAATATGTCGTGGCACACAAAGGTATATTTGATGATATTACAGGACTTATTGCTGACAATATAAGTTTTTATAAGGATAGAGCATTAAGAATATATAATGTCATAGATGGTACTATGACAATGGAGGATATTCTAAAGGCTGTTATTATAAGCTTTAATATTAATGTAAAAAGCAAGTATAGATATACAACAATAGTAAGAATGCTTAGGTCATATGTTGAATATTTGAATGAAACAGGAATGATAGTTTTAAATATGGATGAGGGGTTTCTTAAATATTCAAAAGCGGTGATTTTAGATAAATAA
- a CDS encoding DUF7010 family protein codes for MISRIIKAEFSTSDNPLNKLGVLFSCNQFLYILIAMWVYPTVPDKMVMVLAIIFGAHLLPFGWLYQSKAYLVMSVLISLTTLIIGIMFSAVVVSIVMILFEIIFSIWLMIENKSLNIKSGAC; via the coding sequence ATGATTTCAAGGATAATAAAAGCAGAGTTCTCAACAAGTGATAATCCTTTAAATAAATTAGGGGTTTTATTTTCATGTAATCAATTTCTATATATACTAATTGCTATGTGGGTATACCCAACAGTTCCAGATAAAATGGTAATGGTTTTGGCAATTATCTTCGGCGCACATTTGCTGCCTTTTGGATGGTTATATCAATCAAAGGCATATTTAGTGATGTCTGTACTTATATCTCTGACTACACTTATTATCGGAATTATGTTTAGTGCGGTGGTGGTTTCAATAGTTATGATATTATTTGAAATTATATTTTCTATATGGTTAATGATTGAAAATAAATCTTTAAATATAAAATCAGGAGCATGCTAG